The Gossypium hirsutum isolate 1008001.06 chromosome D07, Gossypium_hirsutum_v2.1, whole genome shotgun sequence genome includes the window TGCCTAGAGGGCTGTGCTAAGTACATATTCACTCATTGATGACGATGAGGAGGAAGCCTATAGGCCCACACCTCCGAATACATGTCCAAATGCACCTCCGATTGCACCTCTGGTTGTACGGCCGATTGTACATAGAGATCCTTCAATTGGGCGATCTTTCTCTAACAAATTTCCTATTCCCTAGGAGGAAAAGCCTGACACTTCAAATAATCCGAACGCTTTAAACATGTTTAGAATATGTTCTAGCACTTTCAAGGTTTTTCTTTGCAAATAGACCCTTCCTTGCGACTATAAAATGGCTTACACACACCAAACTTCATTATCCCTCAATCATATAATTTCTCCCCAATCCTCTCTATTTCTCCATTATAAACTATTTCCTGATCTTAACATTTCTATTTCTAAAAGTATTTTGTTTACGTTCAAGGTATTCTTGAGTCGTAGGTGATGTGATATCGCTCCGAGCCGCACACATTTCATGTATCATGGACGGAAGCATTAGTCCTGtaatgcggagaaacgatgaatactcaatGAGAAGGCTAAGTGCAAATTCTAAGCCTCATGAGCCTTTTTTGAGGAATctcgacaacctttggctagatgagtttagtggctcatgccttttgaggaaaaagaaataagcttaataaaatagaattttattgaataaataaaagaaaaaaaactaagaaCTTTAGGGAGACGGAGATGAGTCCCTCTTTTTGTCACTTCATCCTTTCTTTATAGTACACAAAAAACCTAATTTGTTCCTATTAAaactctaaaagataaataaagataaaagatgaaattaaatctaaataataatcctaacaataatcctaataaaattcaaattgaaaTAGAGTGTTATTGTTtataaatctcttctttgaattTTTGCCCTAAGTCTTTCACACTTtgtatttttggcaccacttctttCCTATTTCGCATGCTagcccattttatctttaaatttatgctttttgtccctaaatttcctttttccttcaatttaatccctacaagataaaaaacaataaaaaacacaaattagtagaatcatactcaaaatatatatgcaattaacacgtaaaagtatgtcattttagagtattatcacaTATTCATAAGGAAAAACTTTGAGGCTTCCTGCTATAATCGgtgtaatttttttctccatttctagGCGATCGGTACCTTTAACCTTCCTTTTTATTCGAAGGTCGACACCGTCATAGACGCAAAAGAACTCTCAAGCAGGTAGCAATTGTTCCGGTGTAGTAAAGGTGATGCTCCTTTCGAGTCAACAATAGTTGTCTTTATTACAcaacccattaataactacaactgCTGTCGCACCGATCCGATTTTAACCTATACTGTGCTGGAACATCTGTTCTCCACCTTGGAGCCCTCTTGTGTCCATCTCAGTGTCAGCCTTTGAACGagaatgaaaggttaaagatacCGACTGGTTAGAAATAGAGAAAAATTACGTTGATTACACTTGAAGTTTTCAGAGTTTTTTTGTATGATTATGGTGtcaatcttatgtatggtatatataaggCATTGTTTGCGAGTATCCAAAAAACTTGAAATCCTGACCGTGTAACGATCGTCACCTAGTCTCCCGGTTATACTCAAACCCGTGATCGCATCACGACCGCCGGATGGGATCTCCATCTAGACTTCGACCCCTAATCGTATCAAGCATTATTACCCCGAAATCAGATTTCCCCACGACCCCTCAAAACTACTTAAGAACTTTCACCGTTTCAGTCGAAAACCCTGAACACTTTTAAAATActctaaatcttaaaaaaataaaaatcctaaccctaaaaaaataaaatccctAACCTTAGAGAGAGAAAGGCTAGACATGCTTTCCCTTTCTTTCTCCTAAAAACAACCTATTtccctaattaaatttaaaaatggccTAAAggtctaattaattaaaaaaaggccTATTGGCCTTATTTAGCctagattttgatttaaatattatatttttagtataatTATTATGAAAGTATAAATAAAATGGATTGAATTCATGTTATCTCTCTTAACTCACCCGTAAAAAAAATAATGAGATTGATGATGGAGGAGAAGGATAAAAAGAGAGGTGTTTCTATAAATTTTCTCACTTTATTCttagtattttaaatatttttttataaattttaattatttttataatttttatttatgtttagaaaatttaaaagtttttagaattattgttaagaaaatttttaaaaacatcaaaataatattttagttataatttaaGGGCAAATTAGTTATTAACCTTTTGAATTAATGTGTCGTGACATCCCTTTAAATGGATGTTAACGGAAGAGTGATCAAAATGTAATAATTCAATAACGTTATTCTATTACGTAACTTTTGAAAGTTTGatgatcaaaatgtaattttaataaaaGTGTAAGGATTGTTGttgtaatttacccaattttaaaataaacaaacaaattataAGAAAGAGTGCATGGTGGAGCGCCTACCGATTGAAGCACCCTTTGGATGAGCAGTGGCTGTGGTGCGGTGAAATCTTTTACCTCACAACTATAATAACTAATCTCACCACTACCGTTATTTTTTACATTACCGGAGTTAAACACACTGTCTATCTAAAGGCACCCTAAATTTGTCCAAAAGTATTTAGttgatactttaattttttttgatgtatttggtactttaattttttttgatgtatttggtacttgaatttgtaTTCCATCACCTAAATTGGTATCTCTGCACTAATACCATTATTTTATATTGACATGGCACTGATAATCAATCTATTGGTGACACATTGCAACCTTTTAGTATGTCACATGGTAaatataaatttcaagaattaaaaaaactttaaatatatataaattaataaaaaaattataatttttccaaacttggacaaaaaattatattttttattaatttatttatttttaaaaatttttaatttattctcatcACATGACATATTGAGATACCATCATCATATTAGTTATTAATAccatattaatataaattaatagtgTTAGTGCGAAGATACTAATTTAAGTGACAATACAAGTTTAAATACCaactaaatataaaaaacttTTAGTACCAACTAGATATTTTTGAACAAATTCAAGGAGTAAATTACATATTAACCCTTTTAATAGACTATACTactatatacaaaaataaaaaaaaatttaaaagaaaggtaaaggaaaaaggaaaaaatttatTTCCGCGAATCCTCTTCCTCTCTTCCTTTCCACTCTTCTAAAGTTAGAAATTTAGCTAGAATTCTCGGCCTCTTCTCATCTCCGCCGCCGCTGCCATAGGTTAAATCTTTACTATTTTTTCCTCACTGATGAAATCGCTTTTTATTGattagaaaattttttcttttttcccctcGTGTTATATATCACTTTTCCCTTATCCTATCCCAGACCTCTTGAATTAGGAtttatgaaattgatatgaattccATCTCTTTGATTTTTTATAGGATTATTTCTCTATTTGTTGTTATTCCAGTTAATTTGTGATTAATTTCGGGTTTTTTTTAATCTGAAACTGTTTCTGCGATTTGGTTTTAACTGTTAGGTGTTCTACTTAGCTTCAAATAGTGATGTTTGGATTGTCTTTATGGACAATAGATGTCAAAAGTGTGAAAGTTATTAATTTGCTTGTGATGTTTGCAATTTTAGTTCTTTAGGGTCTGCTTTATGTTCCATTTTTAGATAAGCTGGACATTTGGCTAAGAGGCTAAATTTCATGTTTTCCAGCTTATAACCAGCCGGATTTTGCATGAAATGCTAAAATTTTACTGACAAATTTCCTTCCAGAGGCACTACAACACATCGGATAACTTAACCTCGTGTTTATTCTCCACTTATGGGGCATTATTGAGTGCCTGTTTGTTTTTTCCTTTCTCAGGTTGTAAATTGTCTGCTAAGGCATACTTCAGTTCTTTTCGTTAACCTGCTAGCTTGTTATCCCCAGCTAACCAAAGACTCTGGTGTGATAATTCTCTGAAGATTTTTTGCTTTCTTTATGTAAACTTTTAATGATGTTTGTTTGATTATTCTACCACTGGCGCTATGCTCTTTTCAAATGGAAAGTTGACCATGGTTATTTGATGTATTCCTTGGCTTTTTCATGGTTCTTGAACTAGTACATTACCTGTTTTGTTTTACCTTTTAAGTTGTTTTCTTTGTCCCCCATGTGTTGAACTTATAATAATCTATTTATCCACTGACATCAAATAACAGGGGAAAATGCAACAAGCTCCATTTGCATTGGGTGAATGACAAAGACAATTGTGGGATATGGGAGGCTGCTGTTGTTCTTCCAGGAAACCTCTTCTGCATGGGACACCTGTGTATTACTATGTTAGTAATATGCTCAtcttataaatatttctaatgcCTGTGGTATCTTATGACTTTTTCTTGCTTCACAGTTCACAGTAGAGAAATGGAAGTTCTCTTTAGGAATATTGGATGTAATCACTTATTACCATCCATTATAACAGATGGAAAACGGAGCAAACACTAGTATTCTGAACTACCCCTAATTCACTCTTCCTTCGAAATTGATTATTCGATGAAACTGTTATTCTtaattccttttctttcctttctttactTGAACTAGTTGTAGAATCTGTGGTCTGCTGCTGATCTTGAGTCTGATGGATGGTGGAAGCCTTTTCTGACTTGAGGATTTTCTGCCAAAACTATAAACTTCATTCTGTCCTTTGATCTCCTTGATGTTAGGTGCAAGCTGAATGTTACATGTTATGCATGCTCAAATTTCTGAAAATAGTTGTGATCTTCTGCTttgacttatttgattcttttagtTTACTTTAATTCACTCTTGAACCTTGTGTTGCTTGTTTCAGTGGCCACTAGCCCATTAGATGATGATTGCTTCCTAATAGTTTCTAATTTGTGTTGGTGGCAATCTCCTTTTTCTACTATTGTGATATAAGAGTTCTGAGAATTTCTATCTATTAAAAATCATTCTTTGAATTTTAAAACTCCTGCAGTGTCCACCAGCTTTGGAAGAGAATGAGTCTGTAACACCTCATGATGGATCAGCCTCCGCAATGGCTGCAAGATTCCTGGTTAATTTGGATTTAGAAGTACCTGACACCTTTAGACCACCTCCTGCACCATTGCCATATGATGTGGTCTTGGGATGTCCACAATCAACCGATTCGGAGTCCTTCAGAGAAACTCTTAGTAGAGGTAGTTTCGAGACTCTGCCAACATGTGAAGATCTTGAGGAATCTGACTGCAAAACACAGTCTGGTTTGCTTCTTTCGCCAAGGAAATCAGAAGTCTCAAAATTAACCGAGTCTAAGGAATCAACGGCAGAAGAAGAGGATGCTTGTCCTATTTGTCTTGAAGGTAATGTAATCTCTTTTCCTAAGGCTTTAATTGCCAGTAAAGCTAGATCTGTACCCTGTGCTGCTGCTCACTGATTTGTGcatattaaaaataatggcaGTTTCCTTGTTAATACTTTAACAGCTCATAAGTAATGGCTTGCTTATGGTATTTGCTCATGCAGAGTATGGCACAGAGAATCCAAAACTTATCACTAAATGTGAACACCATTTTCATCTCTCATGCATTTTGGAGTGGATGGAAAGAAGTGACACCTGCCCTATCTGCGGTCAGGTTTGCCTCTGTTAAGTTGAGTTTATTTTAGTTGATTATACTGCATAGGTTTGCCCAGGGTACATTGATTAACTTAGGACAAGGCTTAGACTTGGACTTATTGGCTCCAATTTACTATACCCAacaaataaggactaaaattttGTCTGTCTTGCAGATTGTGTAAGTTCTTGGGCTTTGCATGGTGcctccacacacacacacattgcAGTGTCTTATTTTATTTGCATCTCAAATGAACTGCCACAGCTTCTATTCCTTGTGCGAAATATTATGCTTTGCATCACCTGGCATGTTTAATATGTATATACTTATGTCTACAGAGTAGTGACAAGTTCTACTTTAATGTTACAGGAAATGATATTAAACCAGACTTTTGATCAATGACGCTTGGTATGCTGCAGATACATATTGGTTTTTGGTTCTGCAGCAAGTCTGATGGTGTGCCCCCAAGATTGAATTTTATCAGATATCTAgttatataaaaaggttaaattgttGTGTTCAGGCTGTTAAATCTTTTCTCCAATTCTTGAAGTTTGTGACTTGTGAGAGTAAAGAACCAAGTTGACACAATATTAAACACAGCTTGGGATGTTAATGCTCCTCTGTTGCAGTTAAATAATTTGTCATCGATTTTCAGATTATTGGGGAGGATGGCGTAAACTACAAGGTCAATGGAGGGATCAGGTTCAGATCGAAATGAGCTTTATTTTGTGGAAGGGAATGAGAGTCGTCAGCCTGCCTTGCTTCAAGTAATGATAATCAGAGTTTTACTTGTACAGGTTTCCTTAACATTTACCTTTTGTTTATTTCTTACTATGTCATATGGTATGAATTTTAGATCAATCTAATTGTCTATAGTCGTCAGTTTTGCTGTTTTGCCCGGTGGTTGAGCTTGAGATAATGTATGATCCAAGACAATCATTTGCACAAATGTGTCttgtctctcttttctttcttttttctttttaacaaaacaaaacaatatgTGATTTTAACAAATCAAACAAAATCGAATCAAATATTAAAGTAATTGAACTGTACAGAATTTCACAAGTTCGGTTCattggtttttttttcaaataaaaataatttatatatttttaagttagttttactaatttatatatttaatatttattttatatcatagAAATTGCAGAAGCAAAACAAAAGctaattgtaaattaaataaaaaataaaatttggtttggtttggtttggttcaggtaataatatatatttttattttatgaatcaaaaatcaaaatcgcATTGAATAATTTCAAGTAATGACAAATCAAAACTAATAAAATAGAACTGGAATATCAGACTCAATTTTCACTTGTTTCTCAGCCTTATACATAGTCTctcttctccatttttctttaTGAATCCCATGACGCTTAATCTCCATGCAACTTTTTTTATCCCCCGATGAATTCATCTCCATCAACTCTTTGATTTTGCATAAACGTTGATGCATTGATTGTCTACCTCTAAAATTGTAATTATACTTTTCttacctttttatttcattttcacatTAGTTACGGGGTGGATTCAAAATTCTAATTACACTCGTTGGTGTGGCACTCACGACGTCTCACTTACTCCTCAAAACACCTTATAGAGACATTCTTTGACTTGATACTCGTGTGGACCTTACTTACTTATTGTCATCTCTAACTTCAACTATCTCATCCCAATATCCCATCTATAGTGATTGAAAACACGTCCAATTACCACCCTACCTAGGCATATAATGGCGACCACTTGGTCACTTGTTCTTAACCTGCTAATAGGGACTCGATAGTGTGGCACCTCAACACTGCAACTTAGAGTATAAAATCCCTCAGCTTTGACAGAATAAGGGGactctcttttctctctcttcttcCTCAATCTTCTTTCCCAATTCAAAGCTCACCTCCTCGAAACACCATCTACGATGGCTCTCCGTCTTGTACCTAACAAGGTGAACCACCCAACTCTACCTTCCTCGTTGCCTTGTTAGATTCAAATATTTAGGTGAGTGTGGGCTCATACCCGTCATGATATTTCTCTGATGGCAAACCCAAAAACATTGTCCCTGCTGATCAAGCTTAAAACCAAACCCAAAATGTTAACCAAACTCAGACAGACCAAAATTTTGGAACGTACTACTATAACCCTTATAATTATTATGCCCCATCATACTCGTATCGGTAGAGGTATTATGAACCTATCCAAACTACCAAAATCAAACATACACAACCTATATTAGAATGTCATCTCCCAACAGCTCTTAGAGTTGTAAGAACAATTCCAAAGCCTACAATAACAATTCAAGCGAGCTCATGAATTCCAAAAGCAACAACAACAAACATATAAGCAACAACAAGAGTTGCTTCAATATAGCATGCAAGAATTATTAGTCACATAGAGGCAAGACAAAACAAGATGAATGACGAAGAATAGAGGGCCTCTAATATTCACCAAAAGCAAAACCATAACCTAAACCACGTGACACCCTAGCAAGATGGCGTCAGGATCTAGTGCCCTTTGTGTAGTTATTTTGTCatatatacttgtaatttttttgtacagattgatttaataaaattctatcATTTACATTATTATCTTTTGCATTTTccctcaatggtttttgcatgcaaagcaaaaggtacaagcaaatattagctcactgatTACCTAATCTTTAACTAATATCAAGTTTCATCATGTGATCGAATAATAAAGcaagaagacaacttatattagtaggtaatcAAAATGGCCCGTAGTCTAAAGAATCAAAACTGAGCAAATTGATCCAAGGGACTGACATTAAGTCAGAGAGGGTCCAAGTTGAATTTATATTATATCCATTTATAGATTTAGTCGCTTGTGACGTTTGTGGTGTGattcatatattttgatatattgaaagCCTAATTCAATTAGTAATAGAGCCAAAAGCTGGTATGGTGAGTATAAGACTTTTGTATGGTATGGCCTCATTTGAAATAGTAGAATTCATAACACAATATAAGGTAAAAGATATCCTTTCATCGGTATTACATGATTGATTAAAAAGTAACATGACCACGGGttattttttaaggaaaaatgatttaattactatgtgTTAGTAATCGATTTTTCCATGAAGGAAaatataatggttaccatgagataaaacaAGATCATATTTCGTGAATGAATTTAAcctaaagagataaaaaaaatatccTATGAGTGTAACGCACacatgataaggtcattggatgaaCATAAAATGGGTTGTTTTCGAAATGATATATACTAAGGGAgagttcaatcatggtacttttagtggattgacttcatgattaaataatgttgtaattagtAGACGAAGAGTTagacttatttattaattatttgaacCTTAATTATATATTTCCAATCGGttcttctgtaacaccccaaacccggcctagacgttatggccgaatttggcgatgtcacatggtagtgttttCCGAAAAAGTGAGTTGTCGTTAAAAACCTCTTACCTATATAACCTCTTGATAGTATCTTATGTTAATTCCATGACGtgtcgttcattttcaaaatgtaaTTCTTAAAGTTACTCTCTTtcaaaatgttattaattttcaaaacgtcacttattgcggaagctttttaaaacagttgcatatttgagtgaattttgttaaaacgtttggttctttttgaaaactcgattatccctactactagcagttataaatcaaaacaataaaaatcccaaattaaaaatataaatccaaagaGGCCGTGATACAGTAAAAACCCcaacataaaatcaaaatcaaaattaagcacTTAAATGGAATGAAgtaggtcgtgtggccaccgctgagtccttTGCCGCATCGATCCTCCTatgactggggattacctgtacagataaattagaagggtgagtttaggaaaactcagtgtgtaatcccatatataCAAGCAGACAGAAAGCAATCACAACCTGGGCCTAAGCCATTTTTCAGTATCATATCcggtttcagttagggccttagcccatttcagtacaggTGCAGTCATGCattaaggccttagcccattatagtatcAGTAATCAGTACAGTATCAGTTATACGATCACAGAaccctacccagccagcctctacactcaatctctgtccaaccctacactctatgtggggatataatcaacccacccatccctacactccaagtagcatCGAATGCAGCACTATACAGTaatatgcagctgagctgccagtaagttaggctcgaaggctttcagtacacttcttccgatcaatataaacccatccccatgcaatgcatcatacaatcatgtcaAGTCAAATTATGGTATCATACATGCATTCAGTACAGTTTTAATAGCATGCTTAATATACAGTCATAAATATATATCGTACATGGATATAATAGtcattcagtcaattaggggtctaggtaagcttaccgaccctacggtaggttcacagtcgtctcaggtgacccatgcaaccttaacatcAAAACAGTGAAAAATGAGCCCACATGCACATGTTGTcggcccatgtggcccacacggcccaaaatgaCCTTGGCCATATGGATCATACGACCTGGCCCAATAATCCCACACGCCCGcgtggttcacccgtgtgggccTACCCGCTTGTGTGGCCAACACAACCTAATTCGGTCCGGCCTATGTATCACACACAGCCAGCCTCgccgatcacacgcccatg containing:
- the LOC121219109 gene encoding probable E3 ubiquitin-protein ligase RHB1A isoform X1 — encoded protein: MGGCCCSSRKPLLHGTPVYYYCPPALEENESVTPHDGSASAMAARFLVNLDLEVPDTFRPPPAPLPYDVVLGCPQSTDSESFRETLSRGSFETLPTCEDLEESDCKTQSGLLLSPRKSEVSKLTESKESTAEEEDACPICLEEYGTENPKLITKCEHHFHLSCILEWMERSDTCPICGQIHIGFWFCSKSDDYWGGWRKLQGQWRDQVQIEMSFILWKGMRVVSLPCFK
- the LOC121219109 gene encoding probable E3 ubiquitin-protein ligase RHB1A isoform X3, with the protein product MGGCCCSSRKPLLHGTPVYYYCPPALEENESVTPHDGSASAMAARFLVNLDLEVPDTFRPPPAPLPYDVVLGCPQSTDSESFRETLSRGSFETLPTCEDLEESDCKTQSGLLLSPRKSEVSKLTESKESTAEEEDACPICLEEYGTENPKLITKCEHHFHLSCILEWMERSDTCPICGQEMILNQTFDQ
- the LOC121219109 gene encoding probable E3 ubiquitin-protein ligase RHB1A isoform X4, whose product is MGGCCCSSRKPLLHGTPVYYYCPPALEENESVTPHDGSASAMAARFLVNLDLEVPDTFRPPPAPLPYDVVLGCPQSTDSESFRETLSRGSFETLPTCEDLEESDCKTQSGLLLSPRKSEVSKLTESKESTAEEEDACPICLEEYGTENPKLITKCEHHFHLSCILEWMERSDTCPICDTYWFLVLQQV
- the LOC121219109 gene encoding probable E3 ubiquitin-protein ligase RHB1A isoform X5 translates to MGGCCCSSRKPLLHGTPVYYYCPPALEENESVTPHDGSASAMAARFLVNLDLEVPDTFRPPPAPLPYDVVLGCPQSTDSESFRETLSRGSFETLPTCEDLEESDCKTQSGLLLSPRKSEVSKLTESKESTAEEEDACPICLEEYGTENPKLITKCEHHFHLSCILEWMERSDTCPICGNDIKPDF
- the LOC121219109 gene encoding probable E3 ubiquitin-protein ligase RHB1A isoform X2; protein product: MGGCCCSSRKPLLHGTPVYYYCPPALEENESVTPHDGSASAMAARFLVNLDLEVPDTFRPPPAPLPYDVVLGCPQSTDSESFRETLSRGSFETLPTCEDLEESDCKTQSGLLLSPRKSEVSKLTESKESTAEEEDACPICLEEYGTENPKLITKCEHHFHLSCILEWMERSDTCPICDCVSSWALHGASTHTHIAVSYFICISNELPQLLFLEMILNQTFDQ